In one Gossypium hirsutum isolate 1008001.06 chromosome D09, Gossypium_hirsutum_v2.1, whole genome shotgun sequence genomic region, the following are encoded:
- the LOC107900655 gene encoding protein FAF-like, chloroplastic produces MSASLSKSFLLSSAEEIMDSKKQGIVSILGSDAERPTKATSLRRTLSADMSSRKWLSPLKKSPSSQEFPVPSSFEEEGENEAPDQSHIWASIQHEKKQPQNPSQFDIWSSIISQKAEQESFKSSPPYIHPLVKRSTSCLSEKSLEICTESLGSETGSDGFSSETGEVEEDQHLQHQKQETLEPMMMPCFHGEKATTVKYSYDVGKKSPNPSFPPPIPSLSGKGGASRRLKTHRDNGKLVIEAVSMPSLNNFLAQRQDGRLVLTFANTTAPSEAPEEESKEVGELEEEFENFGEKESEIGIDDDDDGDDDDDDDDDDDDEGEEESEIGLAPKLSCGAMNVHRLAVMMNKPIWLANRRNPTWPKNFDEIVNFGEEREGKVESNSPPPLAQSLPPRPPPSKAAGEGAASSFNAYEYYWRRPNQGMSKTAAAVVDPLAQQSPPGKDDSKLLILTKNLMANKDQQHLQVLEGKKGDYIVPLLKGCKEPRRSLLLWEPYSIATS; encoded by the coding sequence ATGTCTGCCTCACTTAGCAAGAGCTTCCTATTATCTTCAGCTGAAGAGATCATGGATTCCAAGAAGCAAGGCATAGTATCCATTCTGGGATCGGATGCTGAGAGACCCACCAAAGCTACGTCACTTAGAAGAACTCTGTCTGCCGATATGTCGTCCCGGAAATGGCTGTCTCCCCTGAAAAAGAGTCCATCATCCCAAGAATTCCCTGTTCCTTCTTCATTTGAAGAAGAGGGGGAAAATGAAGCACCAGATCAATCCCATATCTGGGCTTCAATTCAACATGAAAAGAAGCAACCTCAAAACCCTTCCCAGTTCGATATATGGAGCTCAATCATATCACAAAAGGCTGAACAAGAGTCTTTCAAGTCTTCCCCACCTTATATTCACCCTCTTGTGAAACGATCCACCAGTTGTTTAAGCGAGAAAAGCCTTGAAATCTGCACTGAGAGCCTTGGTTCTGAGACTGGCTCTGATGGGTTCTCTTCAGAAACTGGTGAGGTGGAGGAAGATCAACATCTGCAACACCAAAAGCAAGAAACACTAGAACCCATGATGATGCCTTGTTTCCATGGTGAAAAGGCGACAACTGTGAAATACAGCTATGATGTTGGCAAGAAATCGCCAAACCCATCATTTCCACCGCCGATTCCTTCCCTTTCTGGCAAAGGTGGAGCATCGAGGCGCTTGAAGACTCATCGTGATAATGGTAAATTGGTTATTGAAGCTGTTTCAATGCCTTCATTGAACAACTTCCTAGCTCAACGCCAAGACGGCCGCCTTGTCCTCACTTTTGCCAATACCACTGCTCCTAGTGAAGCACCAGAAGAAGAAAGTAAGGAGGTAGGAGAGTTGGAAGAAGAGTTTGAAAACTTTGGAGAGAAAGAAAGTGAAATAGgcattgatgatgatgatgatggtgatgatgatgatgatgatgatgatgatgatgatgatgaaggaGAGGAGGAAAGTGAGATTGGGCTGGCTCCTAAACTATCATGtggagcaatgaatgtgcatagGTTAGCTGTAATGATGAACAAGCCCATATGGTTAGCAAATAGGAGGAACCCAACATGGCCTAAAAATTTTGACGAAATAGTCAATTTTGGAGAGGAAAGGGAAGGGAAAGTTGAGTCAAATAGCCCACCACCACTAGCACAGTCATTGCCACCACGTCCACCACCGTCCAAGGCTGCTGGAGAAGGAGCAGCTTCATCATTCAATGCTTATGAGTACTACTGGAGGAGGCCCAATCAGGGAATGTCAAAGACGGCAGCAGCAGTTGTTGACCCACTTGCTCAACAGTCACCACCAGGGAAGGACGATAGCAAGCTGCTTATCCTGACAAAGAATCTAATGGCTAATAAAGATCAACAACACTTGCAAGTGTTGGAAGGGAAGAAAGGTGATTACATTGTTCCTTTGTTAAAAGGCTGCAAGGAACCTAGGAGGTCCCTTCTGCTCTGGGAGCCCTATTCCATTGCCACTTCCTGA
- the LOC107900551 gene encoding serine/threonine-protein phosphatase BSL3: MDVDLSMVPETDHDQNQNGASQSSAPMEREQQQQNQQLENQASPPGPVGSAPTSAQQQSAAAPPATQGQPQTPVVGPRWAPTYSVVNAIIEKKEDGPGPRCGHTLTAVAAVGEEGTPGYIGPRLILFGGATALEGNSAASGTPSSAGSAGIRLAGATADVHCYDVLSNKWSRITPFGEPPTPRAAHVATAVGTMVVIQGGIGPAGLSAEDLHVLDLTQQRPRWHRVVVQGPGPGPRYGHVMALVGQRYLMAIGGNDGKRPLADVWALDTAAKPYEWRKLEPEGEGPPPCMYATASARSDGLLLLCGGRDANSVPLASAYGLAKHRDGRWEWAIAPGVSPSPRYQHAAVFVNARLHVSGGALGGGRMVEDSSSVAVLDTAAGVWCDTKSVVTSPRTGRYSADAAGGDASVELTRRCRHAAAAVGDLIFIYGGLRGGVLLDDLLVAEDLAAAETTAAASHAAAAAAASNVNAGRLPGRYGFGDERERQTMPEAAPDGAVVLGSPVAPPVNGDMYTDISTENAMLQGSRRMSKGVEYLVEAAAAEAEAISATLAAAKARQVNGEVELPDRDRGAEATPSGKQMSTLIKIPDSSGSNNVTPAGVRLHHRAVVVAAETGGALGGMVRQLSIDQFENEGRRVSYGTPESATAARKLLDRQMSINSVPKKVIAHLLKPRGWKPPVRRQFFLDCNEIADLCESAEKIFAAEPTVLQLKAPIKIFGDLHGQFGDLMRLFDEYGAPSTAGDIAYIDYLFLGDYVDRGQHSLETITLLLALKVEYPHNVHLIRGNHEAADINALFGFRIECIERMGERDGIWAWHRVNRLFNWLPLAALIEKKIICMHGGIGRSINHVEQIENLQRPITMEAGSIVLMDLLWSDPTENDSVEGLRPNARGPGLVTFGPDRVMEFCNNNDLQLIVRAHECVMDGFERFAQGHLITLFSATNYCGTANNAGAILVLGRDLVVVPKLIHPLPPAMSSPEASPERHIEDTWMQELNANRPPTPTRGRPQVANDRGSLACI; the protein is encoded by the exons ATGGATGTGGATTTGTCGATGGTTCCTGAGACTGACCACGATCAGAATCAAAACGGAGCTTCTCAATCTTCAGCGCCGATGGAGAGGGAGCAACAGCAACAAAACCAGCAACTAGAGAACCAGGCTTCGCCACCGGGACCTGTTGGATCTGCACCCACTTCGGCGCAACAACAGTCTGCTGCTGCCCCACCTGCTACTCAGGGACAGCCGCAAACGCCGGTGGTTGGGCCAAGATGGGCGCCCACTTATTCGGTGGTTAATGCGATTATTGAGAAGAAAGAAGACGGGCCAGGTCCTAGGTGTGGGCATACTCTAACGGCTGTGGCAGCTGTGGGGGAAGAAGGGACGCCTGGGTATATTGGGCCCAGGTTGATTTTATTTGGTGGCGCCACGGCACTGGAAGGGAATTCTGCTGCTTCTGGGACTCCATCGTCGGCTGGAAGCGCTGGCATCA GACTAGCAGGTGCCACTGCTGATGTGCACTGTTATGATGTGTTAAGTAATAAATGGTCTAG GATCACGCCCTTTGGAGAGCCACCTACACCAAGGGCAGCTCATGTGGCAACTGCTGTGGGAACTATGGTTGTTATTCAG GGTGGAATTGGTCCAGCTGGTTTGTCTGCTGAGGACCTTCACGTTCTTGATCTCACACAGCAGCGACCACGGTGGCATAG GGTTGTTGTGCAAGGCCCTGGACCAGGGCCACGTTATGGACATGTGATGGCTTTGGTGGGACAAAGGTATCTCATGGCTATTGGTGGAAATGATG GAAAACGACCTTTGGCTGATGTATGGGCCCTGGATACTGCTGCCAAGCCTTATGAATGGCGTAAATTGGAACCTGAAGGGGAAGGCCCACCTCCATGCAt GTATGCTACTGCAAGTGCACGATCAGATGGTCTCCTTCTGCTCTGTGGAGGGAGGGATGCTAACAGTGTG CCATTGGCTAGTGCATATGGACTTGCAAAACACAGGGATGGTCGATGGGAATGGGCAATTGCTCCGGGTGTCTCACCATCACCAAGATATCAACATGCTGCT GTCTTTGTCAATGCAAGGCTCCATGTTTCTGGTGGGGCACTTGGTGGTGGACGCATGGTTGAAGACTCGTCAAGTGTTGCAG TGTTGGATACTGCTGCGGGAGTTTGGTGTGATACAAAATCTGTTGTTACTAGTCCGAGGACAGGCAGATACAGTGCAGATGCTGCTGGAGGAGATGCTTCTGTTGAGTTGACAAGGCGCTGCAGACATGCAGCTGCTGCTGTTGGTGacttaatatttatttatggTGGTTTACGTGGTG GTGTGTTGCTTGATGACTTGCTTGTTGCTGAAGACCTGGCTGCTGCTGAGACAACAGCAGCAGCTTCACATGCTGCGGCTGCAGCAGCTGCTTCTAATGTGAATGCAGGGCGGTTACCTGGAAGGTATGGTTTTGGTGATGAAAGAGAAAGGCAAACAATGCCTGAAGCAGCTCCTGATGGAGCAGTTGTGCTGGGAAGTCCAGTTGCTCCCCCTGTAAATGGGGATATGTATACCGACATAAGCACTGAAAATGCCATGCTTCAAGGATCCCG GAGAATGAGCAAAGGTGTTGAGTATTTAGTTGAGGCCGCGGCTGCTGAAGCTGAGGCTATTAGTGCCACATTGGCTGCTGCCAAGGCACGACAAGTTAATGGAGAAGTTGAACTTCCTGATAGGGATCGAGGGGCAGAGGCTACACCTAGTGGAAAACAAATGTCTACCTTGATTAAAATACCTGATTCTTCTGGGTCAAATAATGTTACTCCAGCTGGAGTTCGGCTTCACCACAGAGCT GTGGTTGTGGCTGCAGAGACCGGTGGAGCTTTAGGTGGGATGGTAAGACAGCTTTCTATTGACCAATTTGAAAATGAAGGCAGGCGGGTTAGCTATGGGACTCCTGAGAGTGCAACTGCAGCAAGGAAACTATTAGATAGGCAGATGTCAATCAATAGTGTCCCCAAAAAG GTCATTGCACATCTTTTGAAGCCTCGTGGTTGGAAACCTCCAGTTCGTCGACAGTTTTTCTTAGATTGCAATGAAATAGCAGATCTCTGTGAAAGTGCCGAAAAAATATTTGCTGCCGAACCAACTGTTTTACAGCTGAAAGCTCCTATTAAGATTTTTGGTGATCTACATGGACAATTTGGGGATCTTATGCGCCTTTTTGATGAATATGGTGCGCCTTCAACAGCTGGGGACATTGC ATATATCGATTATCTCTTCTTAGGAGATTATGTGGACCGGGGCCAACACAGCTTGGAGACCATTACTCTTCTGCTTGCATTGAAG GTTGAGTATCCCCATAATGTACATTTAATTAGGGGAAATCATGAGGCTGCAGATATCAATGCACTTTTTGGCTTCCGGATTGAGTGTATTGAGCGCATG GGTGAGAGAGATGGAATATGGGCATGGCATCGCGTAAACCGGTTATTTAATTGGCTTCCTCTGGCAGCTCTAATTGAGAAGAAAATCATTTGTATGCATGGTGGCATTGGTCGGTCTATAAATCATGTGGAACAGATTGAGAACCTACAGCGTCCCATTACAATGGAAGCAGGCTCAATTGTTCTTATGGATTTATTATG GTCTGATCCAACAGAAAATGATAGTGTGGAAGGGTTGCGACCAAATGCTAGAGGTCCAGGGTTGGTTACTTTTGGG CCTGATCGTGTTATGGAATTCTGCAATAATAATGATCTTCAGTTAATTGTTCGTGCTCACGAGTGTGTTATGGATGGCTTTGAGCGCTTTGCCCAGGGACATTTGATCACTCTATTTTCGGCAACCAATTATTGTG GCACCGCAAATAACGCTGGCGCTATCTTAGTTTTGGGTAGAGATCTCGTGGTAGTTCCAAAGCTGATTCATCCTTTACCCCCAGCAATGTCATCTCCAGAAGCATCACCGGAACGTCATATAGAAGATACATGGATGCAG GAGTTGAATGCTAACAGACCTCCGACACCTACTAGAGGTCGTCCTCAAGTGGCAAATGATCGAGGCTCTCTCGCGTGTATATAA